A genomic segment from Lates calcarifer isolate ASB-BC8 linkage group LG13, TLL_Latcal_v3, whole genome shotgun sequence encodes:
- the ewsr1b gene encoding RNA-binding protein EWS isoform X2, with translation MASAPDYSSYNQTSAQQGYASYAAQPSQNYGQSAQSYGQQNYGSYAQPAAADSGYTQTTPAAGGYPQQQQQYGSSYGQPASAGYPAAQSTTHSYSQSAQGYGASGYDSTPAAAAPAASQSYGSQPGYTAQSAYPGYGQQAAPTAPQSYNANSQPASYNQNSYTQPAGYGQQQPGYQAQQAGYGQQQGYQQQTQQQQQQAPPAYPPQAAGSYGQPPATQYSQQGGPPSYNQSNHYNNYRQDGQGGGSGYSGSEPSRYPGAGESRGPGRDGFDRGGMMHRGRGGMGRGMGGAGERGGFSKPGGPMNSDEREMGRPEEQDDSENSTIYITGLTEKANLEDMAEFFKHVGPIRINRRLGQPAINIYTDKDGKPKGDATLSYEEPICAKAAVEHFDGKEFQGRRLKVSMARRKPMMGGMRGGMPMRDGMMGRGGMMGRGGDRGGFGPRGGPRGMGRGGPTGGNMQQRAGDWECPNPGCGNQNFAWRMECNQCKAPKPEGLGGGPPFPPGGDRGRGGMGMRGGRGMDRGGPAGVGGPGGPGGFRGGWGGDRGGFRGRGGMDRGGFRGAGRGGPPMDRMGGRGGRGMGPPGGKMDMRDHRQERRDRPY, from the exons ATGGCGTCGGCTCCGG aTTACAGCTCCTACAACCAGACCAGCGCCCAGCAGGG GTATGCCTCCTACGCTGCCCAGCCCTCACAAAATTATGGGCAGTCTGCACAG AGCTATGGCCAGCAGAATTATGGATCATATGctcaacctgctgctgctgacagtggtTATACCCAGacaacacctgctgctggaggctaccctcagcagcaacaacagtaTGGATCATCATATGGCCAACCAGCTTCAG ctgGCTATCCTGCTGCCCAGTCTACCACTCACAGCTACTCGCAGTCAGCCCAGGGTTATGGAGCCAGTGGTTATGACAGtactccagctgctgctgctccagctgcttCCCAGTCTTATGGCTCTCAGCCAGGGTATACTGCCCAATCTGCTTACCCTGGTTATGGCCAGCAGGCTGCTCCCACTGCACCACAGAG TTACAATGCAAACAGCCAGCCGGCTAGTTACAACCAAAATAGCTACACCCAGCCAGCTGGATACGGCCAGCAACAGCCAGGTTACCAGGCCCAGCAGGCAGGCTACGGCCAGCAGCAGGGGTACCAGCAGCAGAcccagcaacagcaacaacaggctCCTCCTGCATATCCTCCCCAGGCTGCTGGTTCCTACGGACAGCCTCCAGCCACCCAGTACAGCCAACAAGGTGGACCACCCAGTTACAACCAGTCCAACCATTACA ATAATTACAGACAAGATGGCCAGGGTGGAGGTTCTGGTTACTCTGGCTCTGAGCCTTCAAGGTACCCAGGGGCAGGGGAGAGTAGGGGCCCTGGCAGGGATGGCTTTGATCGAGGTGGAATGATGCATCGTGGACGTGGAGGCATGGGCCGTGGCATGGG CGGCGCTGGAGAGAGAGGTGGCTTCAGTAAGCCTGGTG GACCTATGAACAGTGACGAGCGTGAAATGG GACGCCCTGAAGAGCAGGATGACTCTGAGAACAGCACCATCTACATCACAGGGCTGACTGAGAAGGCTAACCTGGAGGACATGGCTGAATTCTTCAAACATGTTGGTCCAATCAGG ATTAACCGCAGACTTGGCCAGCCAGCCATtaacatatacacagacaaGGATGGAAAGCCCAAGGGAGATGCTACTCTGTCCTATGAGGAGCCAATCTGTGCCAAAGCAGCTGTGGAGCACTTTGATG GTAAGGAGTTCCAAGGCCGAAGGCTTAAGGTATCCATGGCACGCCGAAAGCCCATGATGGGTGGAATGAGAGGAGGCATGCCCATGCGAGATGGCATGATGGGTCGTGGAG GTATGATGGGCCGTGGAGGAGATCGTGGTGGGTTTGGCCCACGCGGTGGTCCACGTGGTATGGGCAGAGGTGGACCCACAGGAGGCAACATGCAGCAGAGAGCTGGGGACTGGGAGTGTCCTAACCC GGGTTGTGGTAACCAGAACTTTGCCTGGAGAATGGAATGTAACCAGTGCAAAGCTCCCAAACCAGAAGGGTTGGGTGGTGGCCCTCCATTTCCCCCCGGAGGTGACCGAGGCAGAGGTGGAATGGGAATGCGTGGAGGCAGAGGTATGGACCGCGGTGGGCCAGCGGGAGTAGGGGGGCCAGGTGGCCCTGGAGGTTTCCGTGGAGGCTGGGGAGGAGATCGCGGTGGGTTCAGAGGACGTGGAGGAATGGATAGGGGAGGGTTTCGTGGAGCTGGGCGTGGAGGACCACCCATGGACCGAATGGGCGGAAGAGGTGGAAGAGGAATGGGTCCACCAGGTGGCAAGATGGATATGAG gGACCATCGCCAGGAGCGCAGAGACCGACCCTACTGA
- the ewsr1b gene encoding RNA-binding protein EWS isoform X1 produces MASAPDYSSYNQTSAQQGYASYAAQPSQNYGQSAQQSYGQQNYGSYAQPAAADSGYTQTTPAAGGYPQQQQQYGSSYGQPASAGYPAAQSTTHSYSQSAQGYGASGYDSTPAAAAPAASQSYGSQPGYTAQSAYPGYGQQAAPTAPQSYNANSQPASYNQNSYTQPAGYGQQQPGYQAQQAGYGQQQGYQQQTQQQQQQAPPAYPPQAAGSYGQPPATQYSQQGGPPSYNQSNHYNNYRQDGQGGGSGYSGSEPSRYPGAGESRGPGRDGFDRGGMMHRGRGGMGRGMGGAGERGGFSKPGGPMNSDEREMGRPEEQDDSENSTIYITGLTEKANLEDMAEFFKHVGPIRINRRLGQPAINIYTDKDGKPKGDATLSYEEPICAKAAVEHFDGKEFQGRRLKVSMARRKPMMGGMRGGMPMRDGMMGRGGMMGRGGDRGGFGPRGGPRGMGRGGPTGGNMQQRAGDWECPNPGCGNQNFAWRMECNQCKAPKPEGLGGGPPFPPGGDRGRGGMGMRGGRGMDRGGPAGVGGPGGPGGFRGGWGGDRGGFRGRGGMDRGGFRGAGRGGPPMDRMGGRGGRGMGPPGGKMDMRDHRQERRDRPY; encoded by the exons ATGGCGTCGGCTCCGG aTTACAGCTCCTACAACCAGACCAGCGCCCAGCAGGG GTATGCCTCCTACGCTGCCCAGCCCTCACAAAATTATGGGCAGTCTGCACAG CAGAGCTATGGCCAGCAGAATTATGGATCATATGctcaacctgctgctgctgacagtggtTATACCCAGacaacacctgctgctggaggctaccctcagcagcaacaacagtaTGGATCATCATATGGCCAACCAGCTTCAG ctgGCTATCCTGCTGCCCAGTCTACCACTCACAGCTACTCGCAGTCAGCCCAGGGTTATGGAGCCAGTGGTTATGACAGtactccagctgctgctgctccagctgcttCCCAGTCTTATGGCTCTCAGCCAGGGTATACTGCCCAATCTGCTTACCCTGGTTATGGCCAGCAGGCTGCTCCCACTGCACCACAGAG TTACAATGCAAACAGCCAGCCGGCTAGTTACAACCAAAATAGCTACACCCAGCCAGCTGGATACGGCCAGCAACAGCCAGGTTACCAGGCCCAGCAGGCAGGCTACGGCCAGCAGCAGGGGTACCAGCAGCAGAcccagcaacagcaacaacaggctCCTCCTGCATATCCTCCCCAGGCTGCTGGTTCCTACGGACAGCCTCCAGCCACCCAGTACAGCCAACAAGGTGGACCACCCAGTTACAACCAGTCCAACCATTACA ATAATTACAGACAAGATGGCCAGGGTGGAGGTTCTGGTTACTCTGGCTCTGAGCCTTCAAGGTACCCAGGGGCAGGGGAGAGTAGGGGCCCTGGCAGGGATGGCTTTGATCGAGGTGGAATGATGCATCGTGGACGTGGAGGCATGGGCCGTGGCATGGG CGGCGCTGGAGAGAGAGGTGGCTTCAGTAAGCCTGGTG GACCTATGAACAGTGACGAGCGTGAAATGG GACGCCCTGAAGAGCAGGATGACTCTGAGAACAGCACCATCTACATCACAGGGCTGACTGAGAAGGCTAACCTGGAGGACATGGCTGAATTCTTCAAACATGTTGGTCCAATCAGG ATTAACCGCAGACTTGGCCAGCCAGCCATtaacatatacacagacaaGGATGGAAAGCCCAAGGGAGATGCTACTCTGTCCTATGAGGAGCCAATCTGTGCCAAAGCAGCTGTGGAGCACTTTGATG GTAAGGAGTTCCAAGGCCGAAGGCTTAAGGTATCCATGGCACGCCGAAAGCCCATGATGGGTGGAATGAGAGGAGGCATGCCCATGCGAGATGGCATGATGGGTCGTGGAG GTATGATGGGCCGTGGAGGAGATCGTGGTGGGTTTGGCCCACGCGGTGGTCCACGTGGTATGGGCAGAGGTGGACCCACAGGAGGCAACATGCAGCAGAGAGCTGGGGACTGGGAGTGTCCTAACCC GGGTTGTGGTAACCAGAACTTTGCCTGGAGAATGGAATGTAACCAGTGCAAAGCTCCCAAACCAGAAGGGTTGGGTGGTGGCCCTCCATTTCCCCCCGGAGGTGACCGAGGCAGAGGTGGAATGGGAATGCGTGGAGGCAGAGGTATGGACCGCGGTGGGCCAGCGGGAGTAGGGGGGCCAGGTGGCCCTGGAGGTTTCCGTGGAGGCTGGGGAGGAGATCGCGGTGGGTTCAGAGGACGTGGAGGAATGGATAGGGGAGGGTTTCGTGGAGCTGGGCGTGGAGGACCACCCATGGACCGAATGGGCGGAAGAGGTGGAAGAGGAATGGGTCCACCAGGTGGCAAGATGGATATGAG gGACCATCGCCAGGAGCGCAGAGACCGACCCTACTGA